The Rana temporaria chromosome 13, aRanTem1.1, whole genome shotgun sequence genome has a window encoding:
- the LRRC57 gene encoding leucine-rich repeat-containing protein 57, with protein MGNSALKAHIETAQKTGVFQLTDKGLVEFPEDLQRLSANLRTINLSSNKIDVLPPWMGKFGVLKSLSMNNNRLGKLPDELCRLKKLETLHLSANQISRLPADFGQLSALKTLNLSGNQLRAMPPELCSLRHLDVVDLSKNKIQSISDEVAGVQAIEINLNQNQISLISAQVSRCPRLKVLRLEENCLELSMLPHCILSDSQISLLAVEGNLFEIKMLRDLEGFDKYMERFTATRKKFV; from the exons ATGGGGAACAGTGCATTAAAAGCTCACATAGAAACTGCACAGAAGACTGGTGTATTCCAGCTGACTGACAAGGGATTAGTTGAG TTCCCTGAAGATCTACAGAGGCTGTCTGCCAACCTACGAACCATCAACCTGTCCAGTAACAAGATTGACGTTTTACCTCCATGGATGGGAAAGTTTGGTGTTCTCAAGAGCTTGTCCATGAATAATAACAGGCTAG GCAAGCTCCCAGATGAACTGTGTAGATTGAAAAAACTGGAGACTTTGCATCTAAGTGCTAACCAGATCAGCCGCCTCCCCGCAGACTTTGGTCAGCTCTCTGCCTTGAAGACCCTCAACCTCTCTGGCAACCAACTTCGCGCTATGCCACCCGAGCTCTGCAGCCTGCGGCATCTGGATGTGGTGGACCTATCCAAAAATAAGATCCAGTCAATTTCTGATGAGGTGGCTGGAGTACAAGCCATAGAGATCAACTTGAACCAGAACCAG ATATCCCTGATCTCAGCCCAAGTTTCTCGGTGTCCACGTCTCAAGGTTTTGCGTCTAGAAGAGAACTGTTTGGAGCTCAGTATGTTACCCCATTGCATACTCAGTGATTCCCAGATCTCCCTGTTGGCTGTGGAGGGAAACCTTTTTGAAATAAAAATGCTAAGAGACCTGGAAGGCTTTGACAAG tACATGGAACGATTCACAGCGACTCGGAAGAAGTTTGTGTGA